From Sparus aurata chromosome 9, fSpaAur1.1, whole genome shotgun sequence, a single genomic window includes:
- the mphosph8 gene encoding M-phase phosphoprotein 8 isoform X2, whose amino-acid sequence MLYTHYNYCALETVVSFYLAENKPMEEDTEHTKLQDKMNPLKQACTIGETKSFEGERSSSEERSSSDALKLTSNLDSAQNEEGTPTINEIIPQDLDGPNDGEKIPSCPASTNTELVTVKEQEMIQTCGRDITESEYTACDSATMQESQGEEDQKQAQEDKISDNTKGGLSSKMSLNFDHSNPARNAEGILTRDSDKTEKNGLANIQSSPKKANESGDEAEDVVAGQSDSTEQVLLKSETKGIAKRRSRRRRKNVERKQPTRSSLRTCKKVLETKPTPVDDEKKESCKKHFCLYCKMAFTQLAKHLERKHAEETDVAHAIHFPKGSKVRQTLLDQIRNKGDYEHNFKVLKSGEGEIVTKKQVKNPSISVRDFLPCQHCFAFYRKTDLWRHERSCKARKGDQKSSERTNRSGVHSAASRLLPMSEFLTERCEEIIHIMHQDDISRHIRNDPLICKYGNALSAKYDHDKSQFAYIAQKMRELGRFVLAVHELDKSVKYLHEVCLPSRFELAVEGAKKVSGFDPSSSKFKTVSLVSKIGYSLKRAAEIAFGESRMTEDSETESEVKKFIQLLDTKWSESFSRKALALSLKQEVKKVEVDKSTVTEDLIKLHRFITREEDEARKELKDSPSLSTWKKLSEATLADVCLFNRGRVGNIGRLLLQTYTHKKSLGTFVPSADQIRKCTKLELDLGANFTRLELEGQYGRNMLVLLTERMVLSVDLLIENRDQAGVSKNNPYLFARTEGPSFIRGLDCFRRAAMECGVKNPEALLSSSLREQIASCWQIMSLSEHELDQVAKLVGRSSQECYRLSKNASQLEEVSKQLLKIERTLPSSPPSTARDGTAQKSALKRRPWSEKEQAAVKRYLCEFITTMKVPGKKECNACIAAEPDLGGRSWTDVKNYVHNTLQTIRRRNKSEGTADESPKPGVQTSKKDLEDENVVCSLTTVHPDHLSTNCCMTMAPQTNLRESSTPFPTELTPTYATLCSTSTDMVHTSQPLISTFTPLNATDTQVVPTFTPHNTTNALMPPVYTSENMMMPMSPPYTQNATSILPPSVYAPQDTTSSQMIPTFSALNAPSTSMVSTFTPLNTPSSPMVPAFSTLNPRPIISSFTPLNHSSAPAYPANPPRAPPTAQVVPTVHRPSVPDRTRVVQESSPMSPAVTSAAKPQKRIKRLWSEEEQAAVRRQFGDFCKLVKVPGKKDCDACLAAEPALNNRTWREVKYYVHNSIQSMKRRGHPVASKQSVGQEPETLNPNTEWDGPVYLSL is encoded by the exons ATGCTGTATACTCATTATAATTATTGCGCATTAGAGACTGTGGTGTCATTTTACCTTGCAGAGAACAAGCCAATGGAAGAAGATACTGAACACACGAAGTTACAGGACAAGATGAACCCTTTGAAGCAG GCTTGTACTATTGGTGAGACGAAGTCATTTGAAGGAGAGAGGAGTTCAAGTGAAGAGAGGAGTTCAAGTGATGCTCTTAAGTTGACCTCTAACCTTGACAGTGCACAAAATGAAGAGGGTACTCCAACAATAAATGAGATTATCCCACAAGATTTGGATGGCCCAAACGATGGCGAAAAAATTCCAAGCTGCCCTGCCAGTACAAACACTGAGCTAGTGACGGTGAAGGAACAGGAAATGATCCAAACATGTGGGAGGGATATAACTGAATCCGAATACACTGCTTGTGATTCAGCTACCATGCAGGAAAGTCAAGGAGAGGAAGACCAGAAGCAAGCACAAGAAGACAAGATCTCAGACAACACAAAAGGTGGTTTATCAAGTAAAATGAGTTTGAACTTTGATCATTCAAATCCAGCCAGAAATGCAGAAGGGATCCTGACAAGGGACagtgacaaaacagaaaaaaatggcttAGCTAACATACAAAGTTCCCCCAAGAAAGCAAATGAGTCAGGTGATGAGGCAGAGGATGTTGTGGCAGGTCAGTCAGATAGTACAGAACAAGTTCTGTTAAAGTCAGAAACAAAGGGGATTGCTAAAAGACGATCAAGGCGTCGCAGGAAAAATGTGGAGAGGAAACAACCAACGCGATCCAGTTTAAGGACCTGCAAAAAAGTGCTTGAAACAAAACCAACCCCAGTGGATGATGAGAAAAAAGAATCATGCAAAAAGCACTTCTGTTTATATTGCAAAATGGCTTTTACCCAACTTGCAAAGCATTTGGAAAGGAAACATGCAGAAGAGACAGATGTTGCCCATGCAATACACTTTCCCAAAGGTTCCAAAGTCAGACAGACTTTGCTTGACCAAATCCGAAATAAAGGAGACTATGAACATAATTTCAAAGTTCTCAAAAGTGGTGAGGGGGAAATTGTCACAAAGAAGCAGGTGAAAAATCCCAGCATTTCGGTACGTGACTTCCTGCCTTGTCAGCACTGCTTTGCTTTTTATCGCAAAACTGACTTATGGAGACATGAGAGGTCATGTAAGGCCAGAAAGGGAGATCAGAAATCCTCTGAAAGGACAAACAGAAGCGGAGTCCACAGTGCCGCCTCTCGGCTGCTTCCAATGTCTGAGTTCTTAACTGAACGTTGTGAGGAAATCATACACATCATGCATCAAGATGATATTTCAAGGCATATCAGAAATGACCCACTTATTTGTAAATATGGCAATGCCTTGTCTGCTAAGTATGACCATGACAAGTCTCAGTTTGCATATATTGCACAAAAGATGAGGGAACTAGGTAGATTTGTGCTTGCTGTACATGAGCTTGACAAGAGCGTTAAGTATTTGCATGAAGTTTGTCTACCATCCAGATTTGAATTAGCTGTTGAAGGGGCCAAAAAAGTGAGTGGATTTGATCCCAGTTCCAGTAAATTTAAAACGGTTTCACTCGTCTCGAAGATTGGCTACTCTTTGAAACGAGCTGCAGAAATAGCTTTTGGGGAAAGTCGGATGACGGAGGACAGTGAAACTGAAAGTGAGGTGAAAAAGTTCATACAGCTTCTTGATACAAAATGGAGTGAGAGTTTTTCACGCAAAGCACTTGCATTATCTCTCAAACAAGAGGTCAAAAAAGTGGAAGTAGACAAATCAACTGTGACGGAAGATTTGATAAAACTCCACAGGTTTATCACAAGGGAAGAAGATGAAGCGAGAAAAGAGCTGAAAGACAGTCCTAGTCTGTCAACATGGAAAAAGCTCAGCGAGGCCACTCTAGCggatgtgtgtctgtttaacaGAGGAAGGGTAGGAAATATTGGTAGATTACTCTTGCAAACCTATACTCACAAAAAGAGTCTGGGAACATTTGTGCCCTCTGCAGATCAAATAAGGAAATGCACTAAATTGGAGCTGGACCTTGGTGCCAATTTCACCAGGTTGGAACTTGAAGGTCAGTATGGAAGGAACATGCTGGTTCTGCTAACAGAAAGGATGGTTTTGTCAGTTGATTTACTCATTGAAAATCGAGATCAAGCAGGTGTGTCCAAAAATAACCCATACCTGTTTGCAAGGACTGAAGGCCCATCCTTCATTAGAGGATTGGACTGTTTTCGACGGGCCGCAATGGAATGTGGAGTTAAAAACCCCGAAGCACTTCTGTCTTCATCATTAAGAGAGCAAATTGCCAGCTGCTGGCAGATAATGAGCCTCAGTGAACACGAATTGGATCAAGTGGCCAAACTGGTCGGAAGGAGCAGCCAGGAGTGTTATAGGCTctcaaaaaatgcatcacagCTGGAGGAAGTGAGCAAACAACTTCTCAAGATAGAACGAACACTGCCATCAAGTCCACCCAGTACTGCTAGAGACG GAACTGCACAGAAGTCGGCATTGAAGAGAAGGCCTTGGAGTGAGAAGGAGCAGGCTGCAGTGAAGCGTTACTTGTGTGAATTCATCACAACAATGAAGGTTCCAGGCAAAAAGGAGTGCAATGCTTGTATAGCTGCTGAACCAGATCTTGGTGGAAGATCTTGGACAGATGTCAAAAACTATGTTCACAACACACTACAGACAATACGGAGGAGAAATAAGTCTGAGGGGACTGCAGATGAGAGCCCAAAGCCTGGAGTTCAAACCTCAAAGAAAGATTTGGAAGACGAGAATGTTGTCTGCAGTCTGACAACAGTGCATCCTGATCACCTAAGTACAAATTGTTGTATGACAATGGCACCACAAACCAACCTGAGAGAATCATCAACACCATTCCCCACAGAGTTGACTCCAACTTATGCTACTTTGTGTTCAACTAGTACAGACATGGTCCATACTAGTCAACCATTAATTTCTACTTTCACACCATTGAATGCTACTGATACACAAGTGGTTCCTACATTTACTCCGCACAACACTACAAATGCACTAATGCCTCCTGTATACACATCAGAGAACATGATGATGCCAATGTCTCCTCCTTACACACAGAATGCCACAAGTATTTTGCCCCCTTCTGTGTATGCACCACAAGACACTACAAGTTCACAAATGATTCCTACTTTTAGCGCCCTTAATGCACCAAGTACCTCAATGGTGTCTACATTCACACCATTGAATACTCCAAGCTCACCAATGGTCCCTGCATTCTCAACACTAAATCCTAGACCTATCATTTCTTCATTTACACCTCTAAACCATTCAAGTGCACCAGCTTACCCAGCAAACCCACCGAGGGCCCCTCCAACTGCACAGGTTGTCCCAACAGTCCATAGACCCAGCGTTCCTGACAGAACACGAGTGGTACAGGAAAGTTCACCAATGTCCCCTGCGGTGACTTCAGCTGCCAAGCCTCAAAAGAGAATCAAGAGGTTATGGAGTGAGGAGGAACAGGCAGCTGTGAGGCGTCAATTTGGAGACTTTTGTAAACTGGTCAAAGTGCCAGGCAAAAAGGATTGTGATGCATGTTTAGCTGCTGAACCTGCTCTAAACAACAGAACATGGCGGGAAGTCAAATACTATGTACATAACTCAATTCAGTCAATGAAAAGAAGAGGGCATCCGGTCGCCTCCAAACAAAGTGTTGGACAGGAACCAGAGACTCTTAATCCAAACACAGAGTGGGATGGTCCTGTTTATCTATCCctgtaa